The window AATGTGACGCCCGTGAACATGACGCTTGGCCCGGGCTCGACATCAGCCGCGCCCGCAAGGCTGCCGACGACACCCGCGCCCATGCCGTGGAGCAGCTTAAGCAGGTACGCTACTTCTGGAAACAGGCCCGCTGGCTCACCGAACGCTTCCCCGAGGCCAGACTGCGCGACGTGGAAGGACTGGTCAAGCTGGTGGACCTGGCCGAGATCGAAGCCAACGACTGGAGCCTCACCCCCGGCCGCTATGTCGGCATCGCACCGGAAGAAGAGGACGAGGATTTCGATTTCGAAGAGGCCATGCGCGACATCCATGTGGAACTGGAGGACCTGAACGCCGAAGCGGTGCAGTTGGCTGCAACCATCAAAAAGAATTTCGAGGAACTGGGGATATGACCATCGCCGAACTGCGCCGCTCCGTCGAGGGTGTCTCCTTCGACGAAATGCCCATGCCGGAGTTGTCTGCCGGCGATCTGGATATCGCTGCCGTACAGGCGGCTTTTGGCACCCTCCGGGAGTTGGATGAGCAGACCCTGTTGACTTTGAAATTGCTGGCTCGACACCAAAATCGTCTTGTGCCAACCAGGGGAGCGGTTTTGCTTTTCGGCAAAAATCGTACGCAACACTTTCCCGATGTCTGGATTCAGTGCGGTCGTTTTTTCGGCACCGAAAAGATCGACATTTTTGATCATCGCGATATCAACATGCCACTGCCCAAGACCGTGGAAGAGGTGATGCTGTTTCTGAAAAAGCATGCCTATCGCGGCGCGGATCTCTCCGAGGTGCGCCGCAGGGATGTCTGGAGTATCCCGCTGGGGATTTTGCGCGAGGTGATCATCAATGCCTTGGTGCATAGTGACTTCTC is drawn from Deltaproteobacteria bacterium and contains these coding sequences:
- a CDS encoding SAM-dependent DNA methyltransferase → CDAREHDAWPGLDISRARKAADDTRAHAVEQLKQVRYFWKQARWLTERFPEARLRDVEGLVKLVDLAEIEANDWSLTPGRYVGIAPEEEDEDFDFEEAMRDIHVELEDLNAEAVQLAATIKKNFEELGI